In one Pseudomonas sp. Bout1 genomic region, the following are encoded:
- a CDS encoding type II CAAX endopeptidase family protein: MEYKALSGPPAACMDTYSWRRRILMACLAIGLYLAIQLALVLIMGTGNLTRLTLLIDGGFSAVVLLTVAVIERRHSGGVRAVIGRDLSRTFKLCLPWILGVYLVCTSLDIGLGYGYEAYTMFLRGSLPSAPRALLLSMGLLIVPIFEELLYRYFLIRLFPLDNRLWRWVAILATTAVYMAIHMPFSGWIECLMIGTLSVIFAYARVRSAGILVPVLLHIFAGVLNLSRGLVANLWL; this comes from the coding sequence GTGGAGTACAAAGCGCTTTCAGGGCCGCCTGCGGCTTGCATGGACACTTACTCTTGGCGTCGTCGTATCTTGATGGCCTGCCTGGCGATAGGTTTATATCTCGCGATTCAACTTGCGCTGGTGCTGATTATGGGCACAGGAAACTTGACCAGGCTGACGCTGCTGATTGACGGCGGTTTCTCTGCAGTGGTGCTGCTGACAGTGGCGGTGATCGAGCGCAGGCACTCAGGCGGAGTTCGCGCCGTTATTGGCCGAGACCTGAGCAGGACGTTCAAACTGTGTTTGCCATGGATACTGGGGGTTTACCTGGTCTGTACCAGTCTCGATATTGGGCTGGGATACGGGTATGAGGCCTATACGATGTTCTTGCGGGGCAGTCTGCCCTCAGCTCCAAGGGCGCTTCTTCTCTCAATGGGGCTCCTGATTGTTCCGATTTTTGAGGAGCTCCTGTACCGGTACTTCCTGATTCGCCTCTTCCCTCTGGATAATCGCCTTTGGCGGTGGGTTGCGATACTGGCCACCACCGCGGTTTACATGGCCATACACATGCCGTTTAGCGGTTGGATAGAGTGCCTGATGATCGGCACGCTCTCAGTCATCTTTGCGTATGCCCGAGTGCGCAGCGCCGGCATTCTGGTCCCCGTGCTATTGCACATCTTCGCGGGCGTCCTGAATCTATCGAGGGGTCTCGTGGCCAATCTCT